AGCAAGGTCTTCTTTTTGATGAAAATCTGAACCAGATATCATCTTCATTTTATACCTTTTAGCATATTCTTCAGCCAGCTGGTTAAAAGATTGATGCCGGGGATTGCCATTATAAACTTCCAAACCGTCAAGTAAATCAGCTGGAGCAGGTTTATTCCCTTTACGATAAGGATGGGCATGATATATCAAGATATCTTCTTCCCTGCTTAGCTCTCTAAATTCCTTCAAAGTATACTTATATAACTCAGGTATATCCCGCAAAAATTTTTCATCTAAACCAAAGACTAAATAATCATTAGTATTTTCCTGGAAAGTAATTTCAATCCCTAGTAGAACTGTAAGCCCAACTTTCTCTCCCATCTCTTTTGCCTCTCGATAGCCTACTAGGTAATTATCCATTTTCTCCTGCCAGCTAAGCCAATCGACCATTTCAAAAAATCTATCATAATAATGATCTGTCATTACTAAAGCCTGATAATTAGCATCTTTATACATCTTTACTAATTCTTTAGCTTCTATCATTCCACAGGGGCTAGTTTCGCTACTATGAGCATGAAGCTCAATCTTATATTCTGACATCAATTAATCACTCCCACTTAAACTTTCTTGGTAACTGCCTTATTTACTTGCTAAATATTATATTATTGTACTTCTTATTTTAGCAGAAATGAATTCACTTGTAAAAACCATAAATAAAATAATAAAGAAAATGATTATAGCATTATCCCACCTTAGACTTAATACAGCTGTATTTAGTTAAATACCCAGACCACATGGCTACTTTCTTAAAAGAAAATTTTGAAATGACAACTTTCTAAAAAGTAACAAAAACTCTCCTTCTTTTATTTCCTTAAAACTTTTCGTAAACAATATTCCTGAAATAATTGCAGTAAAAGGACCAACAGTTACCAACCCAAAACTCCCAACTATAGTATGCATAATTTCTTTTGATATATAGCGAATATTTAGCATATCTATTACCGGAGTTCCCTGAGCCATAAAATACATCAATAAAGCAAGGTATCCGGACGTATAAGCGAATAGCAAAGTAGTAGTCATTGTACCAACAACTGCCCTACCTACATTTAAACCAGAATTAATTGCTTCTTTTGTACTAATATCAGGCTTCTTTTCTACAACTTCATTTACAGAAGCTGCTATATCCATAGCTAGATCCATTAGCGCTCCAGCAGATGCAAGAAATACAACAGATATAAGTACATCTCTTAAATTTATGTGAGAATATCCAGCATAAAGCAAAGACTCAGAAAAAGATAGGACAGCCCCATGAATATTAAAGCTCTTACTAAAGATAATAGCCAATAAACAGGTTAGAATTGTTCCTGATAGTGAACCCAGGATAGCTGCCAGTGATTTTTTATTCAAACCACCAACAAGCAGGATGACAACAATAGTCAAAAAGATTATTAAAAGCATTGAAATCAATATAGGATTGCTTCCTCTTAAAATTTCCGGTATTAATATTTTCCAGATGCTTAATATTGTAAGTATAAAGGATATAATAGCTCTAGTACCAATCCATTTTGCATATACAATTAATAATAAGATAAATATTAAAAACAATATTACTATAGTGTCCAGTCTAAAATGATCAACAAGTGTTACAAATCGTATAACTCCTTCCCTGTACTCTATGACAGCTAGAGCTTTATCACCCGGTTCAAAAATCTTGTCAAACTCTAATCTTCCTGTTAGATTATTAATAGACTGTACTTTTTCACCTCTATATTCACCCCAAATTACTTCAACTTCACAAATCTGCTTGCCTATATTTATAAAACCTCCTGTAGTATATATATTTGAATTATCAACTTCCAATACTCTTGCTATACCACGTTGACTATTTGGAGTAACATAAGTATCAAACCCTGTAGGTAGAAAAAATAATACTAAAATAAGTATAAAAACAATACAGGAAAATATAAAATTAAATGATAGAAGCTTTTTCTTCAAATTACTCTCCCCCTTATGACCTAAAATTCATGAACAATTTAAAATTATGATTTTTAAATAAAAAAGAGAAGATATCCGGTCAAAGCTTTGACTAAATATCTTCTCAGGGTGGATATTATTATTGACCTACTGCTAATCTGTATGGTTGAATATCAACATTTGTTTCTTGAATATTTAACAAAGCTGCCAGTTTCTTATAAATATCTGTATTATCATAAAAACCTTTAAATAAATCGGCTCCGTTACCAATAGCATAAACCGGAACTGGCAAACCTGTATGTGAGAATGAAGAATAATTCATACCAGCTTTATTATTTACTATACTTGTAAGGGTAATTGTCAAAGGCTCATAGCCACCATACATTATTCTTTCCTGATCAGA
This genomic stretch from Halanaerobiaceae bacterium ANBcell28 harbors:
- a CDS encoding YibE/F family protein — its product is MKKKLLSFNFIFSCIVFILILVLFFLPTGFDTYVTPNSQRGIARVLEVDNSNIYTTGGFINIGKQICEVEVIWGEYRGEKVQSINNLTGRLEFDKIFEPGDKALAVIEYREGVIRFVTLVDHFRLDTIVILFLIFILLLIVYAKWIGTRAIISFILTILSIWKILIPEILRGSNPILISMLLIIFLTIVVILLVGGLNKKSLAAILGSLSGTILTCLLAIIFSKSFNIHGAVLSFSESLLYAGYSHINLRDVLISVVFLASAGALMDLAMDIAASVNEVVEKKPDISTKEAINSGLNVGRAVVGTMTTTLLFAYTSGYLALLMYFMAQGTPVIDMLNIRYISKEIMHTIVGSFGLVTVGPFTAIISGILFTKSFKEIKEGEFLLLFRKLSFQNFLLRK
- a CDS encoding PHP domain-containing protein, giving the protein MSEYKIELHAHSSETSPCGMIEAKELVKMYKDANYQALVMTDHYYDRFFEMVDWLSWQEKMDNYLVGYREAKEMGEKVGLTVLLGIEITFQENTNDYLVFGLDEKFLRDIPELYKYTLKEFRELSREEDILIYHAHPYRKGNKPAPADLLDGLEVYNGNPRHQSFNQLAEEYAKRYKMKMISGSDFHQKEDLARGGIIAKEKVSNMAELLKLLKSDEYKLIK